A section of the Mesobacillus jeotgali genome encodes:
- a CDS encoding ABC transporter ATP-binding protein, producing MITINHLSHEFEIGKNGRKTIFPVLKGVSLQVRKGEIVTIVGRSGSGKSTLLNLVSGFIRPKQGEIIINGVQTSTLNEAKFADFRIQQLGFIFQSFQLIPSMTACQNIELPLILKGVNEGERRVRTKEILDMVGLADYQDHYPGELSGGQQQRVSIARALIGRPPIILADEPTGSLDSDTEEELLTFIKKLNKDFGLTFLIITHDDKVANIGHRTIELIDGRVVEGAVAYEA from the coding sequence TTGATAACAATTAATCATTTAAGCCATGAATTTGAAATCGGAAAAAATGGCAGAAAAACAATTTTTCCCGTTTTAAAAGGTGTTTCACTCCAGGTTCGAAAAGGTGAGATCGTCACAATTGTTGGCAGAAGCGGTTCCGGAAAATCAACACTCCTGAATCTTGTCAGTGGATTCATAAGGCCAAAACAAGGTGAAATAATAATCAATGGGGTTCAAACATCGACGCTGAATGAGGCAAAATTCGCTGATTTTCGGATTCAACAGCTCGGATTTATCTTTCAAAGCTTTCAGTTAATACCGAGTATGACTGCCTGTCAAAATATTGAGCTCCCCTTGATTTTAAAAGGAGTGAATGAAGGAGAAAGAAGGGTCCGGACAAAAGAAATTCTTGATATGGTTGGTTTAGCTGACTATCAGGACCATTATCCTGGTGAACTATCTGGTGGACAACAGCAAAGAGTAAGCATTGCCAGAGCACTTATCGGCAGGCCGCCAATCATATTGGCTGATGAACCAACTGGAAGTCTTGATTCTGATACAGAAGAGGAACTGCTGACGTTTATCAAAAAATTAAACAAAGATTTCGGTCTAACATTTTTAATCATTACTCATGATGACAAGGTTGCCAATATTGGTCACCGAACCATTGAATTAATAGATGGAAGAGTTGTTGAGGGGGCAGTTGCATATGAGGCTTAG
- a CDS encoding RNA polymerase sigma factor → MAKIDFEELYRIHSKKLIQIAYSITKDRHLAEDVVQETFIKAYKKVDTIVDEHKIGSWLSAIAARTAIDYLRAEKRRKWLPSDQSIMEQIFSDDHSDQSIEKEVEMLLFKEQLQHMLYMLTKEYQQVLILKLQYGLKENEIASKLNIKSGTVKTRLHRARKQLKKVMSEKYPA, encoded by the coding sequence ATGGCTAAGATTGATTTTGAAGAGCTTTATAGAATACATAGTAAAAAGCTCATTCAAATTGCTTACAGTATAACTAAAGATAGACATTTAGCAGAAGATGTAGTCCAGGAGACATTTATAAAAGCTTATAAAAAGGTTGATACCATTGTTGATGAACATAAAATTGGTTCCTGGCTGTCAGCAATAGCAGCCCGTACAGCAATCGATTATTTGCGTGCAGAGAAACGGAGAAAATGGCTCCCTTCAGACCAAAGTATCATGGAACAAATTTTTAGCGATGATCACTCTGACCAATCGATAGAGAAAGAAGTGGAAATGCTCCTGTTCAAGGAACAGCTCCAGCATATGCTCTATATGCTTACGAAGGAATATCAGCAAGTACTGATACTTAAACTTCAATATGGGTTAAAGGAAAATGAGATTGCCAGTAAGTTAAATATAAAATCAGGAACTGTCAAAACCAGACTTCATAGAGCACGTAAGCAGTTAAAAAAAGTCATGTCAGAGAAATACCCGGCCTAA
- a CDS encoding DUF6449 domain-containing protein yields MPSKISLFNKEMLLQVARSIGWISAIYFLVLFFAVPLRIMMVYSGDDYQNFMPVKRLFEFEFGIQFIMFITVPVVLAIFLFRFLHVKQAADLMHSLPLKREHIFNFYTMTGFIFLVIPVLITALITIIVHSVYGLNFYFQLEDILRWTGIVILYNAVFFLSGVFVAMVTGISVVQGVLTYIMLLFPAGFTLLINYNLGIMLYGFPNDYYQIRNIEYLSPISHLALMEGRSISAKAVILYLVIVFVAYLLSLFIYKKRNIETASEAIAFNWLRIVFKYGVAFCMSLLGAMYFDAMQNKFAWLIFGYAAGGTVGYFTAEMVLQKTWRVFRSIKGLVYFAAVLTVLIMITQAFSPFEKRVPALNEIQSVTYANYMYLQSDDPYAPKPLLQQENIENVVDFHKRIIQNEKLNEQEMKAQEFAFFVYQLKSGKKMVRQYTINRHDYEPEMRKIYESIEYKHANELVFKIKTDEVTSIRINKHVLDNPLVIVDKEKITQAMSLLKKEIEQEPFTADYYPVGIWSTIEIKAGTDQYDPVELKLTYSSFIDWLEKNGLLKDAIVTPEDLEYIAVTDESIKYNQFRENPQEELLKRIIDDQNTLKITDRDQLQSAIEKAGYDDWSNEEPYTAIFVYKNQDQKEIRTFSTKHVPGFIKQYFKK; encoded by the coding sequence ATGCCATCAAAAATATCATTGTTTAACAAGGAGATGCTCCTTCAGGTTGCAAGAAGTATCGGCTGGATTTCAGCAATTTATTTCCTTGTGCTATTTTTCGCCGTACCCTTAAGGATAATGATGGTTTATTCAGGGGACGACTACCAAAATTTCATGCCAGTTAAGAGATTATTCGAATTCGAGTTTGGTATACAGTTCATTATGTTCATTACCGTGCCTGTTGTACTGGCAATCTTCCTTTTTCGCTTTCTGCACGTTAAGCAGGCAGCAGATTTAATGCACAGTCTGCCATTGAAACGGGAGCATATATTTAATTTTTATACAATGACGGGATTTATCTTTTTGGTTATCCCTGTCCTGATCACTGCGCTCATTACAATCATTGTACACAGTGTTTATGGTTTGAATTTCTATTTCCAGCTTGAAGACATACTAAGGTGGACCGGAATCGTCATCCTATATAATGCTGTCTTCTTCCTATCAGGGGTATTTGTTGCAATGGTTACAGGAATATCGGTGGTTCAGGGTGTTTTGACGTATATTATGCTGCTGTTCCCCGCTGGATTTACATTGCTGATCAACTATAACCTTGGAATAATGTTGTATGGTTTTCCTAATGATTATTATCAAATCAGGAATATTGAATATCTTTCTCCTATTTCACATCTAGCATTGATGGAGGGCAGATCAATTTCTGCAAAAGCAGTTATTCTATACCTGGTAATTGTTTTTGTCGCCTATTTACTATCTCTATTTATCTATAAAAAAAGGAATATTGAAACAGCATCAGAAGCAATTGCTTTTAATTGGTTAAGAATCGTTTTTAAATATGGGGTTGCATTCTGCATGTCCCTCCTCGGCGCCATGTATTTCGATGCGATGCAGAATAAATTTGCCTGGCTGATATTCGGGTATGCTGCAGGCGGAACAGTGGGTTATTTCACAGCCGAGATGGTTCTTCAGAAAACATGGAGGGTTTTTAGGAGCATCAAAGGGCTTGTTTACTTTGCTGCTGTGCTGACAGTCTTAATTATGATTACACAGGCATTTTCCCCTTTTGAAAAGAGGGTACCTGCCTTGAATGAAATCCAAAGTGTTACATATGCAAATTATATGTATTTGCAATCAGACGACCCATACGCTCCAAAACCATTGCTGCAGCAAGAAAATATAGAGAATGTAGTGGATTTTCATAAACGGATTATTCAAAATGAAAAATTGAATGAACAAGAAATGAAAGCTCAAGAGTTTGCTTTCTTTGTTTATCAATTAAAAAGTGGAAAGAAGATGGTCCGCCAGTATACCATCAATCGTCATGACTATGAACCTGAAATGAGAAAAATATATGAATCAATAGAGTATAAACATGCAAATGAACTAGTGTTTAAAATTAAAACAGATGAAGTTACGTCAATCAGAATAAACAAGCATGTTTTGGATAATCCATTGGTAATTGTTGATAAAGAAAAGATCACGCAGGCGATGTCCCTTCTGAAAAAAGAAATTGAACAAGAACCATTTACTGCAGATTATTATCCTGTCGGAATCTGGTCAACAATTGAAATCAAGGCCGGTACGGATCAGTACGACCCTGTAGAATTGAAACTTACCTACTCCAGTTTTATTGACTGGCTTGAAAAGAATGGCTTGCTTAAGGACGCCATCGTAACTCCGGAGGATTTAGAGTATATAGCGGTAACTGATGAATCCATTAAATACAATCAATTCCGTGAAAATCCGCAAGAAGAATTGTTAAAACGTATAATCGACGATCAAAACACACTTAAGATAACTGATCGGGACCAGCTGCAGTCAGCAATAGAGAAAGCAGGTTATGACGACTGGAGTAATGAAGAACCTTATACCGCTATTTTTGTCTATAAAAATCAGGATCAAAAAGAAATCCGAACCTTTAGCACTAAACATGTTCCAGGATTCATAAAACAGTATTTTAAAAAATAG
- a CDS encoding ABC transporter ATP-binding protein, with the protein MIEMIEINKAFEKQEAVKNVNMTINKGSIYGLIGSNGAGKTTIIKLLAGIYRQDSGEVRLEGNCIYENQAIKQKIFYISDQPYFFPQYTVRQMANFYKSIYPLWNESRFSKLAEVFDFSMNKKLHSFSKGIQRQAAFWLALSTMPEVLILDEPMDGLDPVARRKVKNLLIQDVADREMTILISSHNLREIEDICDHIGILHQGSILLEKDLDDLKSDIHKVQLAYRGETPVHLGQQLPMLHCERRGSVLVCIIRGKEDEIINAIKQTRPVIFDLLPLTLEEIFIYEMGDIGYAIKNIIV; encoded by the coding sequence ATGATCGAAATGATCGAAATAAACAAAGCTTTTGAAAAACAAGAAGCAGTTAAAAATGTCAATATGACGATTAATAAAGGCTCAATCTATGGGTTGATCGGTTCAAATGGTGCTGGAAAAACAACGATCATAAAATTGCTTGCAGGCATATACAGACAGGATTCAGGCGAAGTAAGACTAGAGGGAAACTGCATTTATGAAAATCAGGCAATAAAGCAAAAGATTTTTTACATATCAGACCAGCCTTATTTCTTTCCTCAATACACCGTCAGGCAGATGGCCAATTTTTATAAAAGTATTTATCCTTTGTGGAATGAATCGAGATTCTCAAAATTAGCGGAAGTTTTTGATTTTAGCATGAATAAAAAATTGCATTCTTTTTCTAAGGGAATTCAAAGACAGGCCGCATTCTGGCTGGCTTTATCAACCATGCCGGAGGTACTGATCCTCGATGAACCTATGGATGGGCTGGATCCTGTAGCAAGGAGAAAAGTTAAAAACCTTCTGATACAGGATGTGGCGGACAGGGAAATGACGATATTGATTTCTTCCCACAACCTTCGGGAAATCGAAGACATTTGTGACCACATAGGAATATTACATCAAGGATCTATTCTATTGGAAAAAGACCTTGATGACCTAAAATCGGATATCCATAAGGTTCAGTTAGCCTATAGGGGAGAGACACCAGTGCATCTTGGACAACAGCTGCCCATGCTTCATTGCGAAAGACGGGGAAGTGTATTGGTATGTATCATCCGTGGGAAAGAGGATGAAATCATAAACGCCATCAAACAAACCAGACCTGTTATTTTCGATCTTCTTCCATTGACACTAGAGGAAATTTTCATATATGAGATGGGGGATATCGGTTATGCCATCAAAAATATCATTGTTTAA
- a CDS encoding GntR family transcriptional regulator → MFELDLRSRKPIYEQLVDKMKELIINEVLKPDEQLPSVRQMAQQLTINPNTIQKAYRELETQGFIYSLKGKGSFVNPMESGKDLDKILQVRQELEKLLQEALYLGVSAVELHEMVRNVDAMKGGSGQDDRNDRNKQSF, encoded by the coding sequence ATGTTTGAGCTTGACCTTAGGAGCAGAAAACCAATATATGAACAGCTGGTAGATAAAATGAAAGAGCTGATTATTAATGAAGTGCTCAAACCTGATGAACAATTGCCTTCCGTACGACAGATGGCACAGCAATTGACCATAAATCCGAATACAATCCAGAAGGCATATCGAGAGTTAGAGACGCAGGGGTTCATCTATTCATTAAAAGGTAAGGGGAGTTTTGTGAACCCGATGGAAAGCGGTAAAGATCTAGATAAAATCCTGCAAGTGAGGCAGGAACTGGAAAAACTTCTGCAGGAGGCATTATACCTGGGTGTTTCTGCCGTTGAACTTCATGAAATGGTCAGAAACGTGGATGCTATGAAAGGGGGAAGCGGGCAGGATGATCGAAATGATCGAAATAAACAAAGCTTTTGA
- a CDS encoding GNAT family N-acetyltransferase: MGFRILTTIFTKTALIKDTEGEIIGRINLIDLDWITHTGAVGYRVGEKFTGKGIALKALEMLQSEAKLLGIKELHAKTAIDNIPSQKVLEKRFFQKVFVDKDKFIHYSLTL, from the coding sequence ATCGGCTTTAGGATTTTAACAACAATCTTTACGAAAACAGCCTTAATAAAAGACACAGAGGGTGAGATAATCGGTCGGATAAATTTAATCGATCTTGATTGGATCACTCATACCGGTGCTGTAGGTTATCGGGTCGGTGAAAAATTTACCGGGAAAGGAATTGCTCTTAAGGCACTTGAAATGCTGCAGTCAGAGGCAAAGCTTTTGGGGATAAAAGAATTACATGCAAAAACAGCGATTGATAATATTCCTTCTCAAAAAGTATTAGAAAAAAGATTCTTTCAGAAAGTTTTTGTTGATAAGGATAAATTCATTCATTATTCTTTAACACTTTAG
- a CDS encoding VanW family protein — protein sequence MKWLLAFGLILSSSTANHTNEITIMWENEPAVEVHRSDFSIPWFGYPILNHTMLDTLIKQLSIQFKKEPKNAGLDDYGNIIPEDVGYMLDEKKFKEKFYGSFFQNDHSKFEVPTLRVYPKVDSEIIANIRTKLIGHYITYYNSANKERTHNISLAAEAINNHVVFPGEVFSFNNVVGKRTASRGYQPAPIIVRGELSEGIGGGICQVSSTLFNAADRSGMKIIERYSHSKQVPYVPPGRDATVSWYGPDFTFKNQHNQPVLIRAKTYPGKMIVLIYSSDEINIDKRKVPSTDSDAIIPEEPI from the coding sequence ATGAAATGGTTGCTGGCCTTTGGTCTCATATTATCAAGCAGTACCGCCAATCATACAAATGAAATAACAATCATGTGGGAAAATGAACCAGCAGTTGAAGTCCACCGCTCAGATTTTTCGATACCATGGTTTGGGTATCCAATTCTTAATCATACAATGCTTGATACGCTGATTAAACAGCTATCCATCCAATTCAAAAAAGAACCAAAAAATGCAGGTCTAGATGATTATGGAAATATTATTCCTGAAGATGTTGGGTATATGCTTGATGAAAAAAAATTCAAGGAAAAATTTTATGGGAGTTTTTTTCAAAACGATCATTCCAAATTCGAGGTTCCTACGCTCCGAGTTTATCCCAAGGTCGACAGTGAAATAATAGCCAATATCCGTACAAAACTCATAGGTCATTACATAACCTATTACAACAGTGCAAATAAAGAAAGAACCCATAATATTTCACTCGCTGCGGAGGCAATTAATAATCATGTTGTTTTTCCCGGCGAAGTATTTTCTTTTAATAATGTTGTCGGAAAAAGAACCGCATCACGTGGCTATCAACCAGCACCAATCATTGTAAGAGGAGAATTATCGGAAGGAATTGGCGGAGGGATATGCCAGGTGTCATCCACCCTTTTTAATGCTGCAGATCGCTCTGGCATGAAGATAATCGAGCGATATTCTCACAGTAAGCAGGTCCCTTATGTTCCTCCCGGGAGAGACGCAACTGTCAGCTGGTATGGACCTGACTTTACGTTTAAAAACCAACATAACCAGCCAGTACTGATCAGGGCTAAAACCTATCCTGGCAAAATGATCGTTCTAATTTATTCTTCGGATGAAATCAATATAGATAAGAGGAAAGTACCAAGTACAGATAGTGACGCCATTATTCCTGAAGAACCGATATAA
- a CDS encoding peptidoglycan D,D-transpeptidase FtsI family protein: MWERLPKKKNTTPIRVNILFFSVFILFSLLVLRLGIVQIVHGEDFKREINRKEDVTVNNPVPRGRMLDRNHKIIVDNKPLNAITYTNEGASQKEMLQTAAKLARIINKDTGKVRERDMKDFWMIKHPEEAKSLITEKEMALFRSKKLKDKDLYKLQIKRITRNHLDQLTSQELEELAIFSIMNSGYKFVPQIIKNKDVTREEFAMVNENLAHLPGVNATTDWEREYKYNDTFKPVLGRVTTNSEGLPADRLDYYISRGYTRNDRVGKSYLELEYEDVLQGKKEKIVNITDKAGELLEKELISEGQRGKDLILSIDMDLQETVERIIEKELWAAKNSPGTGLLDSAYVVLIDPKTGEVLTMAGKKIKKDKKTRELYMEDDALGNILNTYNVGSVVKGATVLTGYKTEAISSVTQFDDRALDIKGTPIKKSYSYLGVLNDIEALKKSSNVYMFHTAIRIGNGVYRYQQPLDLNPQVWDTIRNSFASFGLGIRTGIDLPNEQSGAKGGKYPIGKVLDLVIGQYDTYTNMQLAQYISTIANGGQRMQPRVVREIHEPAMNGEEIGAVYKSFAPKVLNDIGMDDQWLARVHTGFKKVMQEPGGTAYRYFGNAAYSPAGKTGTAEAFYDGQYRIKGDPLVQTMNLSLVGYAPSDNPEIAMAVMVPWAYQGSVDHGANKKIGRAVMDAYFDLKKASRQPNNQE; this comes from the coding sequence ATGTGGGAACGCTTGCCAAAAAAGAAAAATACAACACCTATCAGAGTCAATATCTTATTCTTTTCCGTTTTTATCCTATTTTCATTGCTTGTCCTTCGTCTTGGAATTGTACAGATCGTCCATGGCGAGGATTTTAAACGGGAAATTAACCGCAAAGAGGATGTTACAGTCAATAACCCTGTACCACGAGGAAGAATGCTCGATAGAAACCATAAGATTATTGTAGACAATAAACCACTAAATGCTATTACATATACAAATGAAGGAGCTTCCCAGAAAGAAATGCTCCAAACAGCAGCAAAGCTTGCCAGGATCATTAACAAAGATACCGGGAAAGTCCGTGAAAGAGATATGAAGGATTTTTGGATGATCAAGCATCCAGAGGAAGCGAAAAGCCTGATAACTGAAAAAGAGATGGCATTATTCAGAAGTAAAAAGCTTAAAGATAAGGATTTATATAAGCTGCAGATCAAAAGGATTACAAGAAATCATCTTGATCAGCTAACAAGCCAGGAACTAGAAGAACTGGCGATTTTCAGCATTATGAACAGCGGATATAAGTTTGTTCCGCAAATTATCAAAAATAAAGATGTCACACGAGAAGAGTTTGCAATGGTCAATGAAAATCTGGCTCACCTGCCTGGTGTAAATGCCACGACAGATTGGGAGCGCGAATATAAGTATAATGACACTTTCAAGCCAGTATTAGGCAGAGTCACTACTAACAGTGAGGGTCTTCCCGCTGACAGGCTTGATTATTACATTTCTCGAGGTTATACACGTAATGACAGGGTCGGTAAAAGCTACCTGGAATTAGAATATGAAGATGTGCTGCAGGGAAAAAAAGAAAAGATAGTTAATATTACGGATAAGGCTGGAGAGCTGCTCGAAAAAGAATTAATTTCCGAAGGCCAGCGCGGAAAAGATTTAATTCTCAGCATTGACATGGATCTGCAGGAAACCGTAGAAAGAATCATTGAAAAGGAGTTATGGGCTGCCAAAAACTCGCCGGGAACCGGGCTTCTGGACAGCGCCTATGTGGTACTGATTGACCCTAAAACAGGGGAAGTATTAACAATGGCCGGAAAGAAAATAAAAAAGGATAAAAAAACGAGAGAACTATATATGGAAGATGATGCATTAGGAAACATATTAAACACCTACAATGTCGGCTCTGTTGTCAAAGGGGCAACAGTTTTGACTGGCTATAAAACAGAGGCAATCAGCTCCGTAACCCAATTTGATGACAGAGCACTCGATATTAAAGGTACACCGATAAAAAAATCCTATAGCTACTTAGGTGTCCTGAATGATATTGAAGCATTAAAAAAATCCTCTAATGTTTATATGTTCCATACGGCAATTCGAATTGGGAATGGTGTATACCGCTATCAGCAGCCATTGGATCTCAACCCGCAGGTTTGGGATACAATCCGTAATTCATTCGCCTCATTCGGATTAGGTATCCGCACAGGCATCGATCTGCCAAACGAACAAAGCGGGGCCAAAGGCGGAAAATATCCAATCGGTAAAGTACTCGATTTAGTTATTGGCCAGTATGATACCTATACCAATATGCAGCTTGCCCAGTATATCTCTACGATTGCTAATGGCGGGCAACGAATGCAGCCAAGGGTTGTGAGGGAAATCCATGAACCAGCAATGAACGGGGAGGAAATCGGAGCCGTTTATAAGTCTTTTGCTCCAAAGGTTTTAAATGATATAGGCATGGATGATCAATGGCTTGCTCGTGTCCACACTGGATTTAAGAAAGTCATGCAGGAACCAGGTGGTACAGCTTATCGTTATTTTGGCAATGCAGCTTATTCGCCTGCTGGAAAAACCGGCACAGCAGAGGCCTTCTATGATGGTCAATATAGGATAAAAGGTGACCCGCTGGTCCAAACGATGAATCTTAGCCTGGTCGGCTATGCCCCATCAGACAATCCGGAGATTGCGATGGCTGTAATGGTTCCCTGGGCTTACCAGGGGAGTGTTGACCACGGTGCAAATAAAAAGATTGGCCGCGCAGTGATGGATGCTTATTTCGACCTCAAGAAAGCTTCCCGGCAGCCGAATAATCAAGAGTAA
- a CDS encoding GNAT family N-acetyltransferase, which produces MELESKRMTRDLAVKILGWKYESPFELYNNDVSEESIKELIDQGYFAVEDQNDGSLIGFYCTGSSAQVPAGKKFGAYSEPAIDIGIGMEPNLTGKGHGFNFFSFVIKELNGDKPPKSLRLTVAKFNKRAIRLYEKSGFKYKSEFKTETNEFITMVKC; this is translated from the coding sequence TTGGAACTAGAAAGCAAAAGGATGACTAGGGATCTGGCAGTAAAAATCCTTGGCTGGAAATATGAATCGCCATTTGAGTTGTACAACAATGATGTAAGTGAGGAATCCATAAAGGAACTTATCGATCAAGGTTATTTTGCAGTGGAGGACCAAAATGATGGATCATTAATTGGATTTTATTGTACAGGTTCTTCCGCTCAAGTGCCGGCAGGAAAGAAATTTGGAGCATATTCAGAGCCGGCAATAGATATAGGGATAGGCATGGAACCCAATCTTACAGGAAAAGGTCATGGCTTTAATTTTTTTTCTTTTGTCATAAAGGAATTGAATGGTGATAAACCACCCAAATCCTTGAGATTGACAGTAGCAAAGTTCAATAAAAGGGCCATTAGATTGTATGAAAAAAGCGGGTTTAAATATAAATCAGAATTTAAAACAGAAACCAATGAATTTATTACTATGGTAAAGTGCTGA
- a CDS encoding GNAT family N-acetyltransferase produces MQTPEVLPGKQVVLCKVKEEDLENWWSLIHNDEHPEWKKWDSPYYPLKFIEYEKFKEQMINLIHQGYDRKYLIKVDNEIIGMVTYYWEHESSQWLEFGIVIYLPEFWNGGFGTDALEVWINHLFDTFPIPRIGFTTWSGNSRMLTVGKKLGMVEEARIRKCRLYNGKYYDSIKMGLLREEWEARQH; encoded by the coding sequence ATGCAAACCCCTGAAGTATTGCCGGGTAAACAGGTCGTATTGTGCAAGGTTAAAGAAGAGGACTTGGAGAATTGGTGGAGCCTGATCCATAATGATGAACATCCAGAGTGGAAAAAGTGGGATTCTCCTTACTATCCGCTAAAGTTTATTGAGTATGAAAAATTTAAAGAACAGATGATTAACTTGATACACCAGGGCTATGATCGAAAATACCTTATTAAAGTCGATAACGAAATCATAGGAATGGTCACTTATTATTGGGAGCACGAATCCTCACAATGGCTCGAATTCGGAATCGTCATCTATCTTCCTGAATTCTGGAATGGCGGATTCGGGACAGATGCTCTGGAAGTATGGATTAATCACCTTTTCGACACCTTCCCGATTCCGCGGATAGGTTTTACGACTTGGTCGGGAAATTCCAGGATGCTCACTGTCGGGAAAAAGCTCGGAATGGTTGAAGAAGCAAGGATCAGGAAATGCAGACTTTACAACGGGAAGTATTATGATTCGATAAAAATGGGATTATTAAGGGAAGAATGGGAAGCGCGTCAACATTAA
- a CDS encoding GNAT family N-acetyltransferase, whose translation MIIRTAEEQDAELFARLIQEVESTSNYMMFGPGERQFNPEAQRKMINVLTAETNSNIFLAVTGSEFAGYLIAKGGNAKRNKHAAYLVIGVKEAFRGEGVGTKLFSELFEWVSLIGLHRLELTVITQNQAGLALYKNMGFEIEGTKKHSLCIDGQYHDEYYMSKII comes from the coding sequence ATGATCATTAGAACAGCAGAGGAACAGGATGCAGAGTTGTTTGCCAGACTAATACAGGAAGTGGAAAGTACTTCAAATTATATGATGTTTGGCCCGGGCGAGAGGCAGTTCAACCCGGAAGCTCAACGGAAAATGATAAATGTACTTACGGCAGAAACCAACTCAAACATTTTCCTGGCGGTAACTGGTTCAGAATTTGCAGGATATCTAATTGCCAAAGGCGGTAATGCTAAAAGAAATAAACATGCAGCATACCTGGTAATTGGGGTAAAAGAAGCATTTCGAGGAGAAGGAGTAGGAACAAAACTCTTTAGTGAATTATTTGAATGGGTAAGCCTTATAGGGCTTCATAGGCTTGAACTGACAGTCATAACACAGAATCAGGCTGGTTTAGCTTTATACAAGAATATGGGCTTTGAAATAGAAGGAACGAAAAAGCATTCATTATGTATAGATGGTCAATATCATGATGAATATTATATGTCCAAAATTATTTAG
- a CDS encoding DUF1002 domain-containing protein, which yields MKLKHILKISALFSLLFFAVGMIAGPAFASNDNEEEAINEKFGPPIVVYGEALSEKQKDEVRELLGVKDPSKVKEIIVTGKDLINYIDGDEHSNMYSSAKITRKDTGEGLVIKQVTPENITEVTDEMYANALLTAGIEDAVVDVASPVKVTGHSALVGIYKAYDEGDGTALNKDRTEVANEELNLATKLAKKEGLDQDKVSELLTEIKKEIAEQNPATKEDIEKIIDEKLSTLEIQLSPEDRQLLIDLFNKMRDLNINFDNVKTQLETLSNDIQKRIEEAVGDKGFLESVSNFFKELIESIKGIFS from the coding sequence ATGAAACTGAAACACATTTTGAAAATATCTGCATTATTCAGTCTGCTATTTTTTGCGGTGGGCATGATCGCTGGTCCAGCATTCGCATCAAATGATAATGAGGAGGAAGCGATTAATGAAAAGTTTGGTCCGCCAATAGTTGTATACGGTGAAGCCCTTTCTGAAAAACAAAAGGATGAAGTCAGAGAGCTGCTTGGAGTGAAGGATCCTTCAAAAGTTAAAGAAATCATTGTTACAGGAAAAGACCTTATTAACTATATAGATGGTGATGAACATTCTAACATGTATTCCTCAGCAAAAATCACCAGGAAAGATACAGGAGAGGGATTGGTCATTAAACAGGTCACTCCTGAAAACATAACCGAAGTTACGGATGAAATGTATGCCAACGCGCTGCTGACGGCAGGAATCGAGGATGCGGTTGTTGATGTTGCGTCCCCGGTAAAGGTTACGGGCCACTCTGCCTTAGTAGGGATATATAAAGCATATGACGAAGGGGACGGAACAGCCCTCAATAAGGATCGGACAGAAGTGGCGAATGAGGAATTGAACCTGGCAACAAAGCTTGCTAAAAAAGAAGGACTCGACCAGGATAAAGTTAGTGAACTCCTGACTGAAATCAAAAAGGAAATTGCTGAGCAAAATCCTGCAACAAAGGAGGACATTGAAAAAATCATTGATGAAAAATTAAGCACCCTTGAAATTCAGTTAAGCCCTGAAGACAGACAACTGCTTATTGACCTGTTTAATAAGATGCGTGACTTGAATATCAACTTTGATAACGTAAAAACTCAATTAGAGACCCTCTCGAATGATATTCAGAAAAGGATTGAGGAGGCCGTTGGCGATAAAGGGTTCCTGGAATCAGTTTCAAACTTCTTCAAGGAACTGATTGAAAGTATTAAAGGCATATTTTCATGA